Sequence from the Streptomyces sp. R33 genome:
GCTCGCCCCACCGCGGCGTACTCGTGGTGGAGGGCGGCCCGGGCACCGGGAAGACGGCCGTCGCCCTGCACCGGGCCGCCTACCTCCTCTACGAGCACCGGGAACTGCTCGCCAAGCGCGGCGTGCTGATCGTCGGACCCAACCCGGCGTTCCTCGGCTACATCGGCGAGGTGCTCCCCGCCCTCGGAGAGACCGGGGTCCTGCTCTCCACCCTCGGCGAGCTGTTCCCCGGCGTCCGGGCGACCGGCACCGAGCGGCCCGGCGCCGCCGCCGTGAAGGGCCGCGCGGAGATGGCCGAGGTCCTCGCCCGCGTCGTACGCGACCGGCAGGCGCTGCCGGAGACCGTACCCGCCGGCAGCGGCGAGGACAGCGCGGTGCTCCCGGAACCGGCCGTGGAGATCGACCACGACGACTACGGCACCCTGCTGCTGGACCGGACCATGGCGCACGAGGCCCGGGACCGGGCGCGCGCCACCGGACTGCCCCACAACCTGGCCCGTCCGTACTTCGCGTTCCGCGTCATCGACGCCCTCACGGAGCAGCTCGCCGACCGGCTCGGCGCGGATCCCTACGGCGGCCCCAACCTGCTGGGCCCCGACGACATCGCACAGCTCGGCAAGGAGATCGCGACCAGCGCCGAGGTGCACGCCGCGATCGACAGCCTCTGGCCGCCCCTCACGCCCCGGCAGCTGATCGCCGACTTCCTCGCCGATCCCACCCACCTCCCCTCCGGCGATGCCGAGTTGATCCGGCGCACGACGGACGACTGGACCCCCGCCGACATCCCGCTGCTCGACGAGGCCGCCGAGCTGCTCGGCGTCGACGACAGCGCGCAGCGCGCCGCCGAGGAACGGGAACGGCAGGAGCGCATCGCGTACGCGCAGGGCGTCCTGGACCTGTCGCAGGGGTCCGAGTCGTACGAATTCGAGGACATGGAGAACGAGTTCCTCGCCGCGCACGACATCATCGACGCCGAACGGATGGCGGAGCGGCACGAGGAGGCCGACCACCGCAGCGCGGCCGAGCGGGCGGCCGCCGACCGCACCTGGGCCTTCGGGCACGTCATCGTGGACGAGGCACAGGAACTGTCCGAGATGGCCTGGCGGTTGCTGATGCGGCGCTGCCCCACCCGTTCGATGACGCTGGTGGGCGACCCGGCCCAGACCGGCGACGAGGCCGGCTGCGGATCGTGGAAGCGGATCCTGGACCCGTACGTCGGGGACCGCTTCGAGCTGGTGCGCCTCGGCGTCAACTACCGTACGCCCGCCGAGATCATGGACGTCGCGGCCGCCGTGCACCGGGCCCGCCATCCCGGATTCGAGCCGCCGAGCTCGGTGCGCTCCACGGGGCAGCGGCCCTGGGTGCGGGCGACGGACGACCTCGCCGGCACGGTCGCGGAAGCGGTGCGCAGCGGCGCACCGGCCGAGGGCCGGGGCGGCCGGCTGGCGGTGATCGCCCCGCGTCCGCTGCACGAGGCGCTGGCGGCCGGGCTCCCCGGCGTACGGGCGGGGGAGGAGCCGGATCTCACCCGCACGGTCGTCCTGCTGGACCCGCGCCAGGCCAAGGGGCTCGAGTTCGACTCGGTGATCGTCGTGGAACCCGCGGACCATGAGCCGAGCGACCTCTACGTCGCCCTGACCCGGGCCACCCAGACCCTCGGCGTGGTCCACACGGGCCGGCTGCCGGAGGGGCTGGCCGAGCAGCCGTAGCCGCGGACGGACGGCGGGCGGGGTGCCTCAGACGGTGGCCGGCTCGAGGTGCTCCAGCCGCTCCAGCCGCTCCAGGCGGGCGCGGCTCTCCTCGTCGACCGGCACCATCGTCACCAGGCGCGGGCCCGCCGCCGGCCCGAGCCACAGGTTGGTGTGCTCCAGGTGCAGCAGGCCGACGTGCCCATTGCGGATGTACTTCGTCCTGCCGCCCTGGCCCACCACCTCGTGCCGGGCCCACAGCTCCCGGAACTCGGCCGACTCCGCATCCAGCCGCGCCAGCAGGGCCTTCCAGGCGGGCTCGGCGAGGTGTTCCGCCATCGCCGCCCGGAACTTGGCCACGATGGTGCGGTTCACCTCGGCGACGTCGGCCATCGACGCCCGCCAGTCCGCGTTGGTGAACGCCAGCCACAGGCAGTTGCGGTCCTCGGGCGGCAGCGCGTCCAGGTCGCACAGCAACCGTCCGTACGTGGCGTTGTACGCGAGGATGTCGTACCGGCTGTTCTGGATGCAGGCCGGGATCGGCCCGAGCCGGTCGAGCATCGCCCGCAGCGCCGGGGTCACGCTCGGGCACGGCGCGTGCGGGGTCGGATCGAGGCTGCCGGCCAGTGCGAACAGGTGCGTACGCTCACTGGAGTCCAGCAGCAGGGCGCGCGCCAGCGCGTCCAGGACCTGCGGGGAGACCTGGATCTCGCGGGCCTGCTCCAGCCAGGTGTACCAGGTGACACCGACAGCGGAGAGCTGGGCGACCTCTTCGCGGCGCAGCCCCGGGGTGCGCCGGCGGCGGCCGCGGGGCAGCCCCACCTGCTCGGGGGTGATCCGCTCTCGGCGGCTGCGCAGGAATTCGGCCAGTTCGTGCCGGCGTACGTCGCTCTCGGGGGCCACAGTGGTCATGGAACCAGGGTGCCGCACCGCTCATCCCGTTGCCAGGTAGTCCTGGTACCAGGATAAGGAGACTCTGGTACCAGGCTGAGCGCAGAGCGATCGTTTCCCTGTGAGCGAAGCAACCGTACGCACCACCCGCCCCTCCCCGTCCGCCCCGCCGGGCCGCCCGGCCTCCGGCCCGGCCCCCGGGCCCGCCCCCGCGGCGATCGGCCCGCTCGGGCTGTTCACCGTGCTGCTGGGCGCAGCCCTGCCCCTGATCGACTTCTTCATCGTCAACGTGGCGCTGCCCGCCATCGACAGCGATCTCGCGGCCGGCCCCGCCACGCTGGAACTGATCGTCGGCGGCTACGGCGTCGCGTACGCCGTCCTCCTCGTCCTCGGCGGCCGCCTCGGCGACATGGCCGGACGGCGCCGGCTCTTCCTCATCGGCATGGCCGCCTTCGGTGTCACCTCGCTCGCCTGCGGCATCGCCCCCACGGCCTGGGCCCTGGTCGCGGCCCGCGTGGCACAGGGCGCGGCGGCCGCACTGATGCTCCCGCAGGTGCTGGCCACCATCCAGGCCACCACGCAGGGCCCGCGCCGGGCGCGGGCGATGAGCCTGTACGGGGCCACCGCCGGGCTGTCCATGGTCGCCGGGCAGATCCTGGGCGGCGTCCTGGTCGCCGCCGACGTCGCAGGCTCCGGCTGGCGCTCGGTGTTCCTGGTCAACGTGCCGGTGGTGGTCCTCGGGCTGGTGCTCGCCGTCCGGGCCGTCCCGGAGACCCGCTCGGACCGCCCGGCCTCGGTCGACGTGCCGGGGACGCTGCTGCTCGCCCTGTCCCTGGTGTCGCTGCTGCTGCCGCTGACCGAGGGCCGGGCCGCCGGCTGGCCGCTGTGGACGTGGGTGTCGCTCGCGGTCTTCCCGTTCGCCGCCACGGCGTTCTACCTGACCGAGCGCCGCGCCGACCGGCTGGGACGCACTCCCCTCGTGCCGCCGAGCCTGCTGCGCCTGCAGTCGCTGAGGCGGGGGCTGGTCCTGGTGGTGCCGTTCTCGATCGGCTTCAGCGGGTTCATGTTCGTCATCGCGGTGGTGCTGCAACAGGGCCTGCGCATGGGGCCGGTGGCGGCCGGGCTCGCGCTCGTCCCGATGGCGGTGGCCTTCTTCGGAGCCTCGCTCGCCGGGCCGCGGCTGGTCGGCCGGTTCGGCAGCCGGGTCGTCACCGCGGGCGGCGTCCTCCAGG
This genomic interval carries:
- a CDS encoding ATP-binding domain-containing protein, which translates into the protein MKTAREEALRGHRIGSGVELSTVEFRNEQQFIDELYARLDDLRDQAEHAVQRALAATGSGLQARLERDVLVAEQSGLLSALNAGENGLCFGRLEFSDGEDHHIGRIGIRQDDANRTPLVLDWRAEVARPFYLATGRFPMGLRRRRHITTRGREVTALHDEILDLADTERTGHEGADADAVLLAALDAARTGRMHDIVQTIQAEQDHIIRSPHRGVLVVEGGPGTGKTAVALHRAAYLLYEHRELLAKRGVLIVGPNPAFLGYIGEVLPALGETGVLLSTLGELFPGVRATGTERPGAAAVKGRAEMAEVLARVVRDRQALPETVPAGSGEDSAVLPEPAVEIDHDDYGTLLLDRTMAHEARDRARATGLPHNLARPYFAFRVIDALTEQLADRLGADPYGGPNLLGPDDIAQLGKEIATSAEVHAAIDSLWPPLTPRQLIADFLADPTHLPSGDAELIRRTTDDWTPADIPLLDEAAELLGVDDSAQRAAEERERQERIAYAQGVLDLSQGSESYEFEDMENEFLAAHDIIDAERMAERHEEADHRSAAERAAADRTWAFGHVIVDEAQELSEMAWRLLMRRCPTRSMTLVGDPAQTGDEAGCGSWKRILDPYVGDRFELVRLGVNYRTPAEIMDVAAAVHRARHPGFEPPSSVRSTGQRPWVRATDDLAGTVAEAVRSGAPAEGRGGRLAVIAPRPLHEALAAGLPGVRAGEEPDLTRTVVLLDPRQAKGLEFDSVIVVEPADHEPSDLYVALTRATQTLGVVHTGRLPEGLAEQP
- a CDS encoding helix-turn-helix domain-containing protein, coding for MTTVAPESDVRRHELAEFLRSRRERITPEQVGLPRGRRRRTPGLRREEVAQLSAVGVTWYTWLEQAREIQVSPQVLDALARALLLDSSERTHLFALAGSLDPTPHAPCPSVTPALRAMLDRLGPIPACIQNSRYDILAYNATYGRLLCDLDALPPEDRNCLWLAFTNADWRASMADVAEVNRTIVAKFRAAMAEHLAEPAWKALLARLDAESAEFRELWARHEVVGQGGRTKYIRNGHVGLLHLEHTNLWLGPAAGPRLVTMVPVDEESRARLERLERLEHLEPATV
- a CDS encoding MFS transporter is translated as MSEATVRTTRPSPSAPPGRPASGPAPGPAPAAIGPLGLFTVLLGAALPLIDFFIVNVALPAIDSDLAAGPATLELIVGGYGVAYAVLLVLGGRLGDMAGRRRLFLIGMAAFGVTSLACGIAPTAWALVAARVAQGAAAALMLPQVLATIQATTQGPRRARAMSLYGATAGLSMVAGQILGGVLVAADVAGSGWRSVFLVNVPVVVLGLVLAVRAVPETRSDRPASVDVPGTLLLALSLVSLLLPLTEGRAAGWPLWTWVSLAVFPFAATAFYLTERRADRLGRTPLVPPSLLRLQSLRRGLVLVVPFSIGFSGFMFVIAVVLQQGLRMGPVAAGLALVPMAVAFFGASLAGPRLVGRFGSRVVTAGGVLQAVGVALILLAVLRGWPDLGPASLAPGVAVAGLGQGLQLPVLMRLMLSDVPADRAGVGGGVMITTQQSALALGVATLGSLFLALAPSMGMRDALAVTLLVQLGMIALTVLLSLRLPRVVR